CCTTCCCACATTTCTCAGCACTGTGATCCTGACATCCCCCTGACTCCCACACACCAaaacctcttcttcttcctcctcctcctcctcctcttcctcatcctcctcctcctcgtcccgCTCTAtcgtctctctctccctctctgtagaGGGTGGTGGCGGCTCACAGCTCACCACTGTCACTTGCGTGCACTTGCCATACAGATCCACCACTGCCCACAGTTTGGGTGGCAAGCCACTGGCAGCCGCACCGCAGTCCTGCCCGTTCACCCAAAGGTGGAGCTCACCGCGGGAGCTGCGCTGAATGCCCACGCGATCGCCCTCGACTAGCTGGTCGAGGTCACGGCCGTATTCCTCCAGGACCGAACGCCCGTCACGTAGCACTGAGCAGCCCGACACAATCCAGGAGCCACCTTTGAGGCCTGTGGCGCTGCTGGGGAAGTCCAGTGCCGCAGGATCCAGTGCCGTCACGCCTATCTCAATGGAACCGCTCCATGAGTTCACCTGCATAGAAACATTACGTTATCACCTAAATCTTTGCATTGACTTGATGACTTGATGTAATTTAATGATACACAATTGAGGGCGTGGCCTGACTTGATATATTTTAACAAATCTGGGCGTCatataaaaagacacatttgaGGGCGTGGCCTAACCATGTGATGTAACAAAAAACACCTCTAGGCATGGCCTGACTTGATATACTTTAACAGATCACACTTCTGGGCGTGGCCTGGCTTGATGTAATGTAACAGATCACACCTCTGGGCGTGGCCTGGCTTGATGAAatacaaaaagacacatttgaGGGCGTGGCCTAACCATGTAAGGTAACAATACACCTCTGGGCGTGGTCTGGCTTGATGTAAGTTAAAACATATCTCTGGAGTGGCCTGACGTAAAACAATAAGACACAATTGAGGGCGTGGCCTGACTTGATATAATGTAACACGACATACCTCAGTAATATAATAAAGCCATTGAGGGCGTGGCCTGACTTGATATACTGTAACAAAACATAATTGAGGGTGTGGCCCgatttaatgtaatgtaacaagACACATCTCTGGGCTGATTTAATATGAAGTGACAAGACAATTGAGGGCCCAAATGAAAAGATGGGATATTCCAAAAATGTATCATTCAGAAGCCGAACTGCATAAGTGCCAGGTGAAACATCTAGTTTAATAGGACCTACTGCACATTAATGATGATGGCACTTATGGCGCTCTCATCctgagaaggaaaaaacaaaaaaacaaaaacagcttcatGCTTCATGCATTGCCTGTCCAAAAATCAATAGCTTTCCATCAGAGTGCTGTGCTGGCATCACAGCCCTTTCTGTTTACAGACATCCCCTAAGTTACAGTGGAAGCTTCAAAAGACAGAGAGTGAAGAGACTGGGcagacacacatttcacacacacactggtttagGTTAGTATGTGAGAGTGGAGGAAGCCGAGACTGAACTGTTTGGAATCGATTCTAAacattatgtctggaggaaaccaggcacctctcatcagcaTCACCATCCCAATAGTGAAaaatggtggtggcagcatcaagCTGGGAATGAGAGACTGGTCAGAGAgatcctcaatgaaaacctcttccccagcactcaggacctcagactcaccttccaacatgacaacgaccctaaacacacagccaagacaacacaggagtggcttaggaACAACTCAGTGAGTGTCCTAGAGAGGatcagccagagccctgacttgaaccctgatgaacatctctggagagacctgaaaatggctgtccacccACGGCCCCCATCCAACCTGAtggagcttgagaggatttgcaaagaagaaagacagaaaatcccccaatccaggtgtgcaaagcttgttgtgtcatactCCAAAAGACCTGAGGCTGTAACAACTAACAACTGAGtcaagggtctgaatacttatgtaaatgtgatatttcaggttttcctttttaataaatttacaaacattcctaaaactgttttcactttgtcattatggggcACTGAGTGAAGatgaatgagaaaaaatgaatttaacaactgtagtatcaggctgcaacataagaaaacaaaactttctCAGTGCACAGTATGTCCTGCTTGCCTCCAATGCTGTGATGGTGTTTACCTTCTCCATTTCTATTACAGAAGATAAAGCTATTAGAAAAATATGACGGAAGTGACATATTGTGCTTGCATtcaggtgtgagtgtgttaaATGTGAATATAATCAAGCTCAGTTCTTTAACATGCAGTCCTGCCAATGCTCAATGACATAATGAGAAAGCTAAGCAGGAAACCTGTTAGGTTCAGTCACCGTGAGCTCTGCAGTACAAACGCTATTAGCCATCCGGACAGACAAGCAGCTACCGACGGCTGTCAGCGTTTTCtccaaaaccaaaccaaaccgATCTGCACCAATCAGCTGAAATAAACCCGTGCAGGACAATAACCAACACTAGGTCCATGCCAGCACACGACAGAGCCCATGGCACCTTCCAGAAAGGCTAGCTGGGGCTAACGTTAGCCTGGCTGCTAGCGGCTCATTAGCCGTTAACCGATGGTACCAAGGTAACGAGATCCGTTTAACGCATGTACACAGAGATGGTGGTTAAGTCCCTCTGTCCCTGCTAAATttctaccagtggctggaattCGGCCCTGAAAAACAGCGACAACCGCGGCGGCTGACAACCCGTGTCAGCCGCCCCGAGCAGCAGAAGCCCCTGCTGCGGCCAGAGTCAGCCCCCCGGCCCACAGTCCCGCAGCCCGCTCcggagaagcagcagcagcgggcCTTTCTTGTTTACCTTCTTGTCAATGCGGACAGTGAAGACGTCCCGGTCCCTCAGCGGCTCCTTGCTAAGCACCAGGCCATGGTTGAACTCCTGGACGGGCTGGTTACGCCGGGCGGTTCGGTTCGAGTTGGACAGGCCGATCAGCTTTCCGCTCCGCGGATGCAGCTCCGCCGCCATCTTCAGTGGGCGGCCAGTGTTCACGACAGTCGGGGTTTACGACAGTGACGTTATGGCAGCCGGTACGTTTTTATAGCAAGCCGTTTTAACGTCAAACAGGTCGACAAGTATTAAAGTCTAATATCGGTaacatattattaatatatattagaTATCGgtaatgtatttatgaccaaaGCAACACTGGAAAttcaacaaaataagagtccaaaTGAGAAAGTCCATGAGGGTACTGACATTTGGACAGCATACTAAACTCTAATCGTTTTTGCCAACAGACTATACTATGACCCTTTTTTATTATAGTATGCGATGAAAAAGGTGCGTTAGTATAGTATTTGTGCTCCTTATTAGATGCCTTGCCTCGCTGCATGCtctttatttaaacatattgagcttaaagaaaaaaaaaaggaaagcagcACGACATTCTTAAAATATGAACACATTACTGGACATGATATGACAAGCGGTATTGCTGTTCTGACAATTTCCATGcagttttattggttttgaATATGTCATCATAAAGTGGACTATATGCTGCAAATCTAACCGTATCTGTAAATCTCCACTAGAGGGGGCTTAATCCATGCCTTAaatctctccttttctcttttacatGTCCACACTCActgcatttaacatttaacacagtTTTGACAGCATTATTAGCCTTTATTTTGCCTTAAATGCAATAGTAAAATGAGTTTAGTGAGCTATAATATCAAATTAATATAATATCAAACCAATACATTTTAGTGGTTAATTTGTATCACACATTCAAATATTCAAGTATTAGCagcctgataaaaaaaaaatccggTCTCTTTCATTTTCGAGACAATTTCAGAGTTTACTTACAATGTAATCTTATTTAGGTCCAAAGGCAATGGTATGAATGTATCTGCTGCAAAACGTGTACTTCACACAAGCTGTATGCAGACTTTAATGATCTATGCAGGGCAGCTATGAGAGGAGATTGACATATGTTTGACGGCTAAATCCAGATCCAAATCCTTCCCCTGGATCTGGATCTTCTCCAGGCATCCTGTCAAGAACTGGGAGCCAACGTTGTCCTCACCTTCACCTGAAaagtgagagaggaagaaaatgcaaactGAGACCTTCCACTTAGCTGATCTCTTTGTGTGACCTAATCAGTGGATGTTCTgtatagaaatatatttttgcaactgctcatttgtgttttcaaagtTTTCATCTCTTTTGTTGTATAAATCctgtctgttctgtttctgtgcaaTAACATAGAACCCTAAATACTAACCTTAAAGAGCGTAGCTATGATTCAAGactgtactgtactatacaTTATTGCTTTTTGACCTCACCCAGGAGACCTCCAACAGCCAGATGACCCTGTCTCCACATGGTCATATATCCAGGACTGATGGGCAACATAGTGTTTGTTGTTACATCTTCATCTCGAACCACTTGCAGTGAATCTGTCTGAAAGGTTATCACCAGTCTCTTGAAAATGTCTTTCATAGTAATTTTTTCTTCACCAAAAGTGAGAGTGACCTCCTGCAAATTCACATACAGATACAGAAGAGTCACaatcagaaatactttattaatccctcaCAGGAAATGGTTACGTTATAGTGCTCTAttccacatatatatataatttggcaaacatgaaaataatatttgatttatatgaATACCTTTGTGTTATTATTGGCCACTAAAATGAACATCAGATTTTGCTCAGGAGCTTtgatgctcaaaatggtccCATTTATTTGGCTGAAATCTCCCCATATTTCAATCTCAGTGCCACGGTGTTCCTCAATGTTGAGAACTGCAGCAGAACAATAGAATAATGCACATAATTAATACAGATAACAATCCTCAAAGAAGCACTGCCATTTATGGTCCATCAACATGTTAAATGTGATTATATCgcattagaaataaaaaatgatataaTATTGCCACTAAAGTCACCAAAGAATGCATTATCAGTGCCAGTTGAAAAGCTTCTTATTAAATAATGAAGCGTTAGCACTAGCTCATCTCTTGTATAACCGAGCACAATGTTCCCACCTGAGGTGTTGAAAATTGCAAATCCAGTGCCAGGGAAGTAGCTGCCGGGTTGGATGTTTTGAAAGCAGGGCCAGAGCTCCTCCACCTCTGTCTCCCAGGGCATGCTGAGGCTTAACCAGTTGCCTTCCCGTAGACAGGCGTCGATCTGCGGCTCGAACTGCAGCAGAGTGCAACAAAGCAATTAGAAGAATgaactgcaaaacaaacagcagacacctGTTGATGGTCCTGGAAAATCcaaaagaaatataataaaagagacaaaacatctctctGTCTTACaggctgtttaaaaaaaaagatccaccCCAAAACCCTGttatactgtaaatatcttattagtgcaaaacaaaacaaactgtactTTAGGGGCCCATTTTATGGTTGTATATTTGTCTTATTGCCAAGAACTACTGatcaaatattaatgaaaaattaTACAGGATACCTATTTCCAGCACGGAGTTGCAGCCATGATGCAGTGTGATAATTATTCAACTTGAAAACTTTAACAAAATTATAATTGAGTGCACTGTATAGTTCTTTGTGAAAGTGATTCTGGGAATTCTAGGAAACCATTATATAAGGCAGGGATACGTATCGTAGATGAAACAAGTTGATCAAAAATGGACCCAATTATCACTAAATAACTTATGAATagcacagatgaataaaacCTGTAAAAACAACCCAGTGTGGGTTAAAATACTGTACCTGAACAATCATTTTTTCCTCGCTGATGAGGATCCCGCCAAGGGCCAGTCGGAGTTCACCTGAAATGACTTCCTCTGCCTGTTTGGACTGCATGCCCACCTCCACCTCACGGGAGTTGTCCACCTTGAGAATCACAAACTTCTCTTGGTTGCTCACCTCCAGCTGGGTGGTACCaggagaataaaaaacaaaagaggaattTACTTCCTGCATTGTAACATGTACTCctcaatttaaaatatttcacactaTGTCCATTATATTGTATGATTATTGAGTACAAGGCAagaaaatgtccattttaataAGCAATATAACTTATTTATCATAAAGAAAGTATTTGTCATCTGTCTtattaaccccccccccccaaaaaagaaaagacctAACTACTCTGGAAACTCACTGTGTGCCACTTCCCGTCGTTGATCTTGGGTCCGCCCACCACACTGACAAGTACACCTCCTTTGCTGATCTGCATCATAGGGATGCCACCTTTCAGGGACAAAATAAACCAGTCCTCTCCCTTTTTGGTGTCTCCATAGAAAATTGCACCCTCTGGGTCAAATGTCCGAACCTGAAAGGAAGACTTAATGCTGCAGaaatagaataaaacagaacagtccTAAGTTCAGTGGAAAGCTTGTTCATAGAAGATCAATAAGATTAATCCCCCTTTTTGGCTACTTTTCCAAGGTTTCCCTCTTATATCTTATTTGCTGACTAAAAAATGGTTTACCCAGATCACTGCTACTGACAGTGGGGTACAAAAAGGTGTTAGTTATAAGATCCTGCAGTTGGAGAAAGTCAATATAATGAAGGTTTGTATAATGTTTatgttaataaattaaaaaggcAAGGATCAATAATCTTCCAGTGGGCCAGAATTCCTTACTAAACCCTATACTTACTTTAACTTATAGCACTTGTACCAAAGGTTTGCTGCAAAACAGGTTCTGCTTTGCTATTTGCAAGAGACTCTTTTGCCTCCCTCCCCACAGATTTCCACTGAGCAGTGGATGCAAATCCCTTGAGCTTCATTGGTTTGCTCCTGCTGACATACCCGCGGATATCACTGAGGTTGACTGTTGTGTGCATCAGTGGCCTCCAGATGTCTCTGTCCTGGCCTAGGTACACGGCAGCCCCGCCTGATACTTCCGTCTAGAAGACATGAGCTTTATAAGGTCTCATTGAACACTAAATCATTAGCTCACTGCTTTGTTCAGCACAGCCCACGCTCACCGAACTCTGCTTCTGTATTTTCTTATGAGATAGTTTGATTGGCCCGTGGTTAAAACCATATTAAACTAAGTAAtgaattttattaaattattgatttcgcttaaaaaatgtaattacaacATAATAAAGGACGTGAGGTCACTCATATTCTTAAGTGGCAATGAAGCACAAAAATCAATGGCTATTTACTGACGAGAGCCATAAGACACCCAGCTACATCGtattaatatactgtacaatgGTTGTCATGAAACCTCACAGAAAATAGTCATTCAGTGAGTTCggtgctgttgtttttattatagtgCTGATTCATCTGAGCAAAGTCCTACGTATAAGCAAATTATGAGTCGGGCATGCAGGGAGATCCCTCTCCCCTGGCAACTGAATCACAGACAGTGTAAAGTGATTCAGAAGATTTTTGCCCAAAAATTATTTAGAAATCATTACACTCTTTTTagaaagtctaaaaaaaaaacaaactctgggACAGATGTTTTCAACTACTTTTGGATTGTGTGACCTTTCCTGACTTTAGTGAGAAAAATCAGTTCTTTAAACATGACACAGGAACCATTCATACCATTCATTCATACCAGGAACCATTCAGAATTAAAGCAACAGAACACTATAATTGCATTTGCACATACCTTACCCCGTCCGTTCCCCTGCCCCTCGGCTTCCCACCTCAGCAGAGCAAGGCTCAAAGTGAACAGCAGTCCACCTGCCATTGCTTTGCAAAACAAAGCCATCCTTCAGTGCATTCACCCACCCAGGCCTCCCAGAGTGCAGTGTCGAGACCCTTGGGTGGTCTGCAGACTCCAGACTACCCTGAGGTGTTAGTGGTGAGACATGGAGcctcagcagcagtgtgtgaaaCAGTGGCGTGTGCTGGCAAACAGTCCGGGGGTCCAGAGGGCAAATATGCCAGGGTCAGTGCAGGGTATCGATCCCCAGGAGGGAGTGCTTCATGGCTGCGTGGTTGTGACTAACTGGATGTTTGCAAAAATGTTGGTTGGTGAGACTAACACACTGGGCGCAGGTtgaggaaataaagaaaagagtGAAGAGCTGAAAAAAGCATCAgttatattgtaaaaaaaaaaaaaaactttaactgTTTGCATTTCCATCAGTCTGTTGATCTCCTGCTTTTGTGGTGATTCATGTAGTGTGGACACAACTGCAGGGCGGGTGAGTGACCTCGGCCAGACTACCGATGTGTGTTTACCCATTGCACAGGAACCTTGATTCACCACTGGTGGCTATGACTCAGAGTGTGTGTCTTGGTGTGTGCTGTAGAGAAGAGAGACGAGAAAGGAACCATGCATCAAGtcaaaaaattttttttctttctcctgctgGCTGCACGCCCATAACACTCTCCTTCCAGGAAGGCTGCGATAACTCGGTAATACTGGGAaaagtgcaacacacacaaacacacagagaaacagagagagagagagagagagggggagaaatcAGTAAACAATCTGTTATTCAGTTGTTGAGGATTTGAAGATAATCGTAAATGTCAAATCACACTAAAACATGTATTTCTCTCttatgtgtgtatacagtgtCTATGAAGGGTCATTGAGTAAATGTAaataggcttttattttgacacgtcacagtaagaaaaacacaggtgtAAACCATAACATTAACTAAGAAtttagctgctgcagtttcagCGTCCTGGTATTGTGCATGCTGGCCCAGTGTCATGATTTACTGTGGCACCTGCACGGAATAGAGCTATTGTTAATGTTACTAGTAACCACTGTGATTTTCCCACTATGACAAGTCacaatgtctgctgtgaaaaatatCTGTTGTGGTAGAGTAATTATTCACTGGTTTGTAAGCTGAATAAACAAACGTATTGTCTTGCAACACTCTGACTCTGAGGGCCCctaaagtactttttttttttccactcctCAACTAGGCAGTCCTCATTCATATTCAGTATTTTCAGAAGAATTTAATCTCTGGAATCATAATTCGGGAGTGTAAAACTGAGTAAGATGCTAAAccaactgtttgtgtttgaagaACTGAGTGTGTGTAGTGGAAAAATGCTTATTAGTGAGAAATCAGCTCGTGTCTGATAAAAACGTCTGCTATCTGCCTCTGGTTTGTATGTCTTCACACTCGGTGTCAGCACAAAGTGTATTTTTATCCGttttgagaaaatgtgaaagtgtGCTGCATTTAACATTACTGTGAATAAAACACCAAGGAACAAGGAACCAAAAATATTCACCAGTGGACACACAAAAGGTATTGAACTAACACTGAGTGTATCACGATGGAGAACGGGTTGATCAGTATCAAGCAACAAATTCTGTGCTTACATGAAGTGCAGAGGATCTCCAGGATTTGTTCTGCTTCTCCTGATTCACAGAACGTTAGCTGCATTGTTTCACTACAGAATTCAAAGGGAGGATCGTATCTTGTAAAACCTGCGTCTGCCAATTTTAAGCACATGGTTCATATTAAAAACCATGAATCAACTTGTAAAGATTAAAGAGAcatcattcaaaaaaaaaaaaaacaaaaacaaaacatgagacCAGACTAGACCTGATTTCATTGGGTCATCAGGttaatactttattttgtttgattgcagcaaagagaaagaaagggagatgGAAACAAGGGGGGAAAGAGAACAAGAAGAATGTTGGAAAAGGAGACTACAGACTTTGGGGGAGCTGTGGCTACAAGCCTTTGTATCAAATCTAAAGACAGAGTCATCAggcaacattaaaacatttttgaaaaataactaACATATTTTGTGGGCTCTATATGGCACAGTATTACCCTAGACATGTACACGATACCAAAACAGTTTAGCCACACCCCTACATCTATGAACAGCTTCATAGCAAACAAAGCCATGAAATCTATCTCCACGTCATATTGTCATTTCTCAAGAAAACGTTCATTTGCAATTCAAATTTCTTATGCCATAACAAGGCACCTTAACAGTTGAAATCTGGCAGATCCACATCTTACGATAGGTAATTATTTCAAATATCAAAGCAGAGGCACATTCATTTAaaccaaaacatacagtaaatagtTGTATATTACCACCAGATTCCAGTCCAGTCACTACAATACGTTGATTTGCATGCTTTTGGTCTGTATGATAATCATGATGGCAAAAATATGGCATAAGAAATGgtccaaaaacacaaacatgtccaTCTACAGGAATGGCTTGAGAGGAGAGTAGTGGAGACAgcaaggcttttttttttacactgaaactAACCCACAGAAAagagtcaaaaaacaaaacaaaacaaacaaaaaaaaaaaaacaggtggcCCATATACTGCCAAGGGATATGCTGCTTAGGcagatttattttggttttcttatTCACGCAGTCTCACGCTCTCGTACACAAAAACATGTAAGCACACACGCAAAAGGCTTGTAACCACACCCAAGGGGATGCTTGTGCGCCCCTGCAGTTGGTCACGCTGTGTTTGAACACTCCTGCCCGAACCAAACGGTGCCCCAgtaccatcacacacacacactgaaacatatGTACTTCATCCAGAGGCGGTGCAGTGTGCGACTGTGTGCTAGAGGGAATGGGGAGAATTAAACAGCTCCTAAAAAAGTGACTAAATGTGACAGCTAGTCTTGTGGAAGTTTTCCAAACTGTGGTCTGTAATGAGTAAAATAATATGAACAGAGATATGGAAGATTAGAAGgccaaaaaatataaaaggaaACGGAAACAAAAGCTGTGCGCACAATGTAAGATTTGCTGAGGATATAAACGGTTAGGAAGCAAGTGT
The window above is part of the Mastacembelus armatus chromosome 18, fMasArm1.2, whole genome shotgun sequence genome. Proteins encoded here:
- the shbg gene encoding sex hormone-binding globulin isoform X1 is translated as MALFCKAMAGGLLFTLSLALLRWEAEGQGNGRGKTEVSGGAAVYLGQDRDIWRPLMHTTVNLSDIRGIKSSFQVRTFDPEGAIFYGDTKKGEDWFILSLKGGIPMMQISKGGVLVSVVGGPKINDGKWHTLEVSNQEKFVILKVDNSREVEVGMQSKQAEEVISGELRLALGGILISEEKMIVQFEPQIDACLREGNWLSLSMPWETEVEELWPCFQNIQPGSYFPGTGFAIFNTSVLNIEEHRGTEIEIWGDFSQINGTILSIKAPEQNLMFILVANNNTKEVTLTFGEEKITMKDIFKRLVITFQTDSLQVVRDEDVTTNTMLPISPGYMTMWRQGHLAVGGLLGEGEDNVGSQFLTGCLEKIQIQGKDLDLDLAVKHMSISSHSCPA
- the shbg gene encoding sex hormone-binding globulin isoform X2, whose amino-acid sequence is MALFCKAMAGGLLFTLSLALLRWEAEGQGNGRGKTEVSGGAAVYLGQDRDIWRPLMHTTVNLSDIRGIKSSFQVRTFDPEGAIFYGDTKKGEDWFILSLKGGIPMMQISKGGVLVSVVGGPKINDGKWHTVDNSREVEVGMQSKQAEEVISGELRLALGGILISEEKMIVQFEPQIDACLREGNWLSLSMPWETEVEELWPCFQNIQPGSYFPGTGFAIFNTSVLNIEEHRGTEIEIWGDFSQINGTILSIKAPEQNLMFILVANNNTKEVTLTFGEEKITMKDIFKRLVITFQTDSLQVVRDEDVTTNTMLPISPGYMTMWRQGHLAVGGLLGEGEDNVGSQFLTGCLEKIQIQGKDLDLDLAVKHMSISSHSCPA